The following is a genomic window from Dermatophilaceae bacterium Soc4.6.
GGTCTGCGCGACCTCGTCGCCGACCTCGGCGAGATCGACGCCAAGGAGATCTCGACCATCCACCTCGGCGACGGGATGGTCGTCCGGGTCGGACGCTACGGACCGTACGTCGAGGAAGTGGTCCCCCAGGGCGTCGACCCCTCCACGGGCGAGGTCACGGCCGACGACGCAGACGCACCCGTGGTGACGCCGAGGCGCGTCACCATCAACGACGACATCGCCCCCGACGAGATGACCCCGGCGAGGGCGCGCGAGCTGCTCGAGGCTGCGGCCGACGACGGTCGTGTCCTGGGAATCGAGCCGGAGTCGGGCCGCGAGATCATCGCGCGCGCCGGAAGATACGGCCCCTACGTCACTGAGGTGCTGCCGCCCGAGCTCGTCGACCTCAAGGGCAAGAACAAGGTCAAGCCGCGCACCGCCTCGCTCTTCAAGGACATGGACCTCGCGACGATCGACCTCGCGGCCGCCCTGCAGCTGATGTCGCTGCCCCGGGTCGTCGGCACCGTCGTCGACGACGAGGGCAAGCCGGTGGAGATCACCGCGCAGAACGGCCGCTACGGGCCCTACCTCAAGAAGGGCACCGACAGCCGCTCGCTCGTCACCGAGGACCAGCTCTTCACCGTCACCCTCGAGGAGGCGCAGGCGATCTACGCGCAGCCCAAGCAGCGCGGGCGAGCGGCGGCCGCGCCGCTCAAGGAGCTCGGGGCCGACCCCGTGTCGGGCAAGCCGGTGGTGGTCAAGGAAGGCCGGTTCGGGCCCTACGTCACCGACGGCGAGACCAACGCGACCCTTCGTCGGGAGGACGACCCCGAGACCATCACGCCCGAGCGCGGCTTCGAGCTGCTCTCCGACAAGCGGGCTGCCGGCCCGTCGACCCGCAAGCGGGCCGTGAAGAAGACGACGACGAAGAAGACGGCGGCGAAGAAGACGACCGCCGCCAAGAAGGCCACACCGAGGAAGACGACCACCAAGGCGACCACGACCAAGACCGCCGTCAAGAAGTCGTGAGCGAGACCCAGCCGGTCCTCGAGTCGTCGACGCGGCAGGCCCTCAGCCACCGGCTGCGGGTCGAGCAGGCGGGCAGCCGCCTGCCCTCCGTGGCCGCAGGCCTCGTGCGCGAGGGCCGACTGGTGTGGTCCGACGCGGTCGGCACCGTGGACGGCCGGGCCGAGGGTGCGGCAGCCGACACCGACACCCAGTACCGCATCGGCTCGATCACCAAGACCTTCGTCGCGGTGGCGGTCCTGCGGTTGCGTGACCGGGGGGCGCTCGACCTCGACGACCGGTTCGAGGAGCACGTGCCCGGCAGCGCCTTCGGGCGGGCCACGGTGGCCCAGCTGCTGTCCCAGTCCTCGGGGCTCCAGGCGGAGACCGACGGGCCCTGGTGGGAGCGCACCCCCGGCGGCGGCTGGGACGACCTCGTCTCGCCCGTGGCTCCCCGACAGCGCACCCGCGCGGGCCGTCGCTTCCACTACTCGAACGTCGGTTTCGCCGCCCTCGGCGAGCTGGTGGCGCGGGCCCACGGCATACCGTGGCACGAGGTCGTGGCCCGAGACCTCCTGACACCGCTGCAGATGGGCCGGACGACGACCCGCCCCAGTGGCAAGGCCGCGCAGGGACTGGCGGTGCACCCGCTCACCGACCAGCTGCTGAGCGAGCCCGAGCACGACGCGGGCGCCATGGCTCCGGCGGGCCAGCTCTGGTCCACCGTCGAGGATCTCGCGCGATGGGCGGCCTTCCTCGGAGGCGACCTCGGCGATGTCCTTTCCCGCGACACGATGGACGAGATGCTCGAGCCGCAGGCGGTCGTCGACCTGCCGGGCCTGCCGTGGACGGGTGCCTACGGGCTCGGCTGGCAGGTCTGGAACGTCGACGGACGGCGCTACGTCGGGCACGGCGGCTCCATGCCCGGATTCCTCGCCGGGCTGCAGGTCGACCTCGAGAGCGGCGACGGGGTCGTCAGCTTCGCCAACACCACCTCGGGCATGTCGCCCTTCGGTCGTGAGTTGCTGCAGCTGGTCGCCGAGCGCGAACCGCGTGACCCGGTCGTGTGGCGCGCCGGCGGCTCGTCCCGCGAGGCGGTCGAGCTCGTCGGGTCGTGGCACTGGGGTCCCACCCGCCAGGAGCTGCGGGCCGACGGTGAGGGGGGTCTCGTGCTGGGTCTGCCGGGCGAGGGCCGTGGCTCGCGCTTCCGGCCCGCGGGCACCGACGAGTGGGTCGGCGTCGACGGCTACTACGCGGCCGAGCCGCTGCGGGTGGTCCGCGACGGTGCCGGGGCGGTGAGCCACCTCGACCTCGCGTCGTTCCGGCTCACCCGCGAGCCCTACGACCCGGCGCGCGACATCCCCGGTGGCGTCGACGGCAGCGGCTGGCACTGACCCCCGGGGGTGGGGGCGGGACCCGTCGTGGACGGGTGCTTGCTGCCGTGCCTAGCCTTGAGGTCATGAGCACCCCCCAACTGCCCCTCGGCACCGGCTTCGGCGCCGACACCACGGCCGACGAGGTCCTCGCCGGTGTCGACCTCACCGGCCGGATCGCCCTCGTCACCGGTGGCTACTCCGGTCTGGGCCTCGAGACGACCCGCGCCCTCGCCCGGGCCGGCGCCCACGTCGTCGTCCCTGCCCGCCGTCCCGACACCGCTCGCGAGCAGCTCGACGGTCTGGCCGGCGTCGAGGTCGACGAGCTCGACCTCGCCGACCTGGGCTCGGTGGAGGCCTTCGCCGGGCGCTTCCTCGCCACCGGGCGCGACCTCGACCTGATGATCAACAGCGCGGCGGTCATGGCCACCCCCGAGACCCGGGTGGGCCCGGGCTGGGAGGCGCAGTTCGCCACGAACCACCTCGGGCACTTCGCCTTGGTCAACCGGCTGATGCCCGCCCTCACCGCCGGCTCGGGCGCCCGGGTCGTCTCGGTCTCGTCGATCGGTCACCACCGCTCGGCGATCCGGTGGGACGACATCGACTTCGCCACGGGCTACGAGAAGTGGGCGGCCTACGGCCAGGCCAAGACGGCCAACTCCCTCTTCGCGGTGCACCTCGACGCGGTCGGCGCCGACCGGGGTGTCCGCGCCTTCGCGGTCCACCCCGGCGGCATCCTCACTCCGCTCCAGCGCCACCTCTCGCGGGAGGAGCAGGTCGAGATGGGATGGATCGACGAGCAGGGTCGCTCGCTCCACCCCGCCTTCAAGTCGCCGCAGGCCGGGGCCGCCACCGCGACCTTCGCCGCGACGTCGGCGCAGCTCGACGGCCTGGGTGGGGTCTACCTCGAGGACTGCGACATCGCGTCACCGAGGCACGAGGGCGGCCCACGCGCCGGCGTGATGCCGTATGCCGTCGACCCCGCCGAGGCCGAGCGGCTCTGGCAGCTGTCGGCCCAGCGCACCGGCGTCGACGCCTTCGCCTGAGACGCGGGCCGGCACGACCCCCTACGGGACCTAGGCTCGTCGCATGCGAGACGACGGGCGAGGCGTGCTGGTGACCGGGGCGTCGCGGGGGATCGGCGCCGCGACGGCGCAGGCCTTCGCGGCGCAGGGCGACCGGGTGGCGGTGCACTACCGGTCCGGCGAGGTGCAGGCCCGCGCGGTGCTGGCCGACCTGCCCGGTGAGGGGCACGTGCTGGTGCAGGCCGACCTCGCCGACCCGCAGCAGGTGCGGCACCTGGCCGACGAGACGGTGGCGGGCCTGGGGCGGGTCGACGTGCTGGTCAACAACGCCGCGCTCTTCCTCGACCCGGACCCGGCCCGGGTCGGCGGCAGCCGCCGCGGCGAGCACCGCGTGACGGACGTCGACTACGACGACTGGGTGCGCGCGTGGCAGACGACGATCGCGACCAACCTGCTGGGCCCGGCCAACCTCACCTGGTGCGTCGCCCGGCACATGGGCGAGGTTCCTCCGCGGGGCGGTCTCCCGGTCGGGCGCGTCGTCAACGTCGGCTCCCGAGGCGCCTACCGGGGCGAGCCGCACGTGCCGGCCTACGGCGCGAGCAAGGCCGGGCTGCACGCCTTCGGCCAGTCGATGGCGGTCGCTCTCGCCCCGGTCGGCATCAGCGTCGTCTCGGTGGCACCCGGCTTCGTCGCCACCGAGATGGCTGCGGCCCTGCTCGACGGGCCCGAGGGCGACGGCATCCGGGCCCAGAGCCCCTACGGCCGGGTCGCCTCCCCCCAGGAGGTCGCGCGCGCGATCGTCGCGCTCGCCGACCCCGGCGCCGAGTGGATGTCGGGCGCGGTGGTCGACCTCAACGGCGCCAGCCACCTGCGATAGGCGCCCGGGGGCCGATCGCGCCAATAAATGTCCAAAGAGTCAGAGTTCTGGGGAGTATCTGGCACTCGGGGTGGTCGTCCATCTGTGACACTGGTCGCACAGCGAACGACCGGCTCAGCCACGGGCGACCCCCGGTGGCCACCCAGCACTCACGACAGGGACTCCACATGGACGAGGCGACCGCACCATCCACCATCACGACCGACGAGCGCGCCGCGACCGAGGGGCACGACGAACAGCGGTTGACGACGGTCAGGGCGCTGCGCGAGCTGATCCTCGCCGGGGAGCACTACCGGCTCGCCGTGGCGGTGCACCTCGGCGTCACCGTCAACGAGAGCCAGGTCTTCAGCTATCTCTTCGTCAACGGCCCGATGGGGCAGACCGACCTCGCCCGGGCGATGAACCTCACGACCAGCACCCTGACCGCCATGATCGACCGGCTCGAGGCCCGCGGCTACACCGAGCGTCGCAGCGACCCCTCGGACCGGCGGCGCAGCATCGTCGCCCTCTCCGAGACGGGTGAGCACGAGCTCGCCGGGGTGCGGCACTGGATGACGAACGCCCTCGAGTCCGTGGCCGACGCCGAGGTCGAGGCGGCCGGTGAGCTCTTCCGCACGGTCGCGTCGTCGCTGCGCGGATACACCTCCGCGGTGGTCGACATGGAGAGCAAGCACGAGAGGCCGCGCCGCCGCATCTGAGCGGTCAGCCCCAACGCCCGCGGATGCCCGCCCGCTCGAGCTGCTGCGCGCACGTCACACAGGTGCGAGCGGTCGGGCGGGCCTCGAGCCGAGCGGCCCCCACGGGTCCCCCGCACTGGGCGCACCGGCCGTGTGCGCTGGTTCCCACCCGCTCCAGCGCCGCGTCGACCTCGACGAGCCGGCGCCGGCTCGCGGCCGTCAGGGCCGCGAGCTGGGCCCGCTCGTAGCCGATGGTCTGACCCTCGGGGTCGTGCTCGTCGTCAGCGTTGGAGTCCCGAGAGGCCTCGACCAGCTCAGCCATGTCGGCGTCGAGGGCCCGCACCCGGGTCTCGAGCCGGTCGCGCTCGGTCTGCAGCGACCGTCGGGCCGCCAGCAGCTCGACCAGCTCGGCCGGCTGGTCCGTCCCGTCGCGCGCCGACTGCTCTCCTGACACGTCCGCACAACGCCCGGACCGCAGACGGGTGTTCCCCCGTGGCCGCCGACGGGTGCGGCATACGATCGCCGCATGCGCCCTGCGACCGACGTCACCACCGCCCCCCTCGCCGCCCTCGGCCTGCTCGGGGGCTACGTCCTGGCCCGCGAGACGGGGGTGCGCCCCCTCGGCGGCGTCGTGCTCGCCGGGGTCGGTGCGTATGCCGCCCGCACCTGGCTGGCCAAGGCCGGCGGCCCCGCGACGGCCGGCCTCCTCGCGCTCTACGTCGGCGGCATGGGCGCCTCGCACCCCCTCGCCAAGAAGGTCGGGGCCTGGCCGGCCGTGCTCGCGGTCGCCGCCGTGAGCGCCGGCGCGTCCTGGGCGGTCGCCGACCGCCGCTGACGCCACCTCACATCCGGGGCACCTGACGCGTCTACGGAAGGTGAGACACTCGCGACCAGGAGGACCGATGGCACCCGTGGACCCGACCACCTGGCACACCGAGCTCGACTCGCCGGTCGGCCGCCTGAGCGTCGTGCGTGACGCCGGCGCGGTCACCGGCCTCTACTTCGAGGGCCACTCGCGTCGGCCCGACGTCGCGCGCTGGGGTGAGCGGCGCGCCGACGGCTTCGAGCAGCTCGCGAGCGAGCTGGGGGAGTACTTCACGGGCACGCGCCGCCGCTTCACCCTGCCCGTCCGCCTCGATGGCAGGCCCTTCCAGCAGCAGGTGTGGGCGCTGCTGGCGCAGATCCCCCACGGCGAGACCACGACGTATGGAGCGCTCTCGGCTCGCCTCGCCAGCCGTTCGGCCCACCCCCGGGCCGTCGGCCACGCGGTGGGGCAGAACCCCGTCTCGCTGCTCGTCCCCTGCCACCGCGTCGTCGGCGCGACCGGGAGCCTGACCGGGTACGCCGGCGGCCTTGCCCGTAAGCAGCACCTGCTGGTGCTGGAGGGCGTGCTGGGCGAGGGGGAGAGCGTCGTGCCCCGGGGGCCGACGCTCTTCGCGCTGTGAGCGCCCACGTCGAGCGAGGCGTCGGGCAAGGCGTCGGGCGAGGCCGCCAGCCCTTCGAGGGCGTGGTCACCGACCACGGTGCCATGGTGCTGCGGGTCGTGCGCGCCGTGCTGGGTGCCGGGGACGACGCGGACGACGCCTGGTCCGAGACCTTCCTGGCCGCGCTCGGCGCCTGGCCCGACCTGCCGGCCGACACGCACGTCGAGGCGTGGCTGGTGACCGTCGCCCACCGCAAGGCGGTCGACGTCACGCGCCGCCGGGCCCGCCACGCCGTGCCCGTGGCCGACCTGCCGGAGACCGCGGGCGCCCACCCCGCGGCCGGGTGGCCCGGCGGGGGAGCGGCAGTGGGCTCCGGCGCCCACGCCGACGCGCTCGACCTGACCGCCGCCGTCGCGGCGCTACCCCGCCGCCAGCGCGAGGCCGTGGCCTACCACCACCTCGCCGGTCTGCCGCACGCGGAGGTCGCCGCCCTCGTGGGCAGCACTCCCGCCGCGGTGCGGCGGGCTGCTGCTGACGGTGTCGCCGCCCTGCGCCGCACGACGTCCCTGGAGGACAGATGACCGACCCCCGCACGACCGACCCCCTCGACCTCGCCACGGCCCTCGGTGCGGCGTATGCCGTCCCCCCCGGCGACCTCGACCGGCTCCGCCAGCGACTGGCGAAGGCGGCCGAGAGGGACGACCTGCTCGACGTCGCCATCCGCACGGTGGACAGCCCCGTCGGTGCCCTGCTGCTGGCCGCGACGGTGGAGGGCGTGGTGCGAGTCGCGTTCTCCAGCGAGGGTTTCGACGCCGTACAGGCCGAGCTCGCCGATCGGGTCAGCCCTCGGGTGCTCGTCGCCCCCCGACGGCTGGACCCGGCTGCGCGCCAGCTCGACGACTACTTCGCCGGGGGGCGACGGCAGTTCGAGCTGCCGCTCGACTGGCGGCTGGTGGCGGGCTACCGCAGTGAGGTGCTCCACCACCTGGCCACCGACGTGCCGTACGGCGGCACGGCGAGCTATGCCGCACTGGCGGCCCGCACCAGCAGCCCCCGGGCCGTGCGGGCGGTGGGCACGGCCTGCGCGACCAACCCGCTGCCCCTGCTCGTGCCCTGCCACCGCGTGGTGCGCTCGGACGGCAGTGCGGGCCGCTATCGGGGAGGGCCGGAGGCCAAGGCCACGTTGCTGGCGCTGGAGTCGCGGGCCTGACCGCGGCGAGGCCGCTCACCCCCGGGGCCTGTCACCGCCGGGGGAAAACGAAAGCGGTGCCCATGACGGCTCGGGGGGTCTCGCCATGGGCACCGCGTTCGTGGACCAGTCCCGTCGTGCGATGGCCCCTGATCTGGGTCAGGAGTCGTCGAGCACGTCGGACCGGAATGGCCACTGCCGGTCTGGCTGGCAGAAGCGATGTTGCCACACTATGGCATCCACGCAACATCTGGGTCCACATCCTGGAAAAACCAGAGAGGTGTCATCAAGCGCCCATCGATGTCACCTACCTGCCGGGGTGCGCGGGGGCCCTGTCAGCCGGCGCTGACGTCGATGAGCACCTTCCCGACGACGCCGTCCTCGACGGCGGCGTGGGCCGCGGCGGTCTCCTCGAGCGCGTAGTGGTGCAGCGGCAGGCCGTGCTGGTCGCCGACCCCGAAGGCCCCGGCCGCCACGGCCGCGTTGATGTCCTCGGCGGCTGCGGTCAGCGCCTCCTGCCCCACGGTGTAGAGCAGTACCCACTGGAAGCGGGCGTTGGTGCCGAAGGTCTCCCGCACCGTGAGGGTGACCTCGTCGCCACCGTTGTTGGCGTAGATCGCGATCGTCCCGCGCGGGCGGATGACCTGCAGGTCGAGGCGCAGGTTCTGTGCCGGCGCGACCTCGACGACGATGTCGACGCCGTCGGGTACGACGGCGCGGATCGCCGCGACCGTGTCGGCCTGGTCGCCGTCGCGGTAGTTGACGACGTGGTGCGCCCCCGCGGCGGTCGCGAGGGCGCCCTTGTCGGCGCCCGAGACGGTCGTGACGACGGTCGCCCCCGCCCAGACGGCCAGCTGGATCGCCGCGTTGCCGACGGCCCCCGCACCGCCGGCAACGAGCACCGTGCGTCCGCTCAGGGCACCGGCGGTCAGGCGCGTCGGGCCGCCCTCGCTGGTGGTGAGAGCGCGGTGGGCGGTGACGGCCGGCACGCCCAGGTCGGCGCCGAGGTCAAAGCTCGCCGTGTCGGGCAGCAGCACCACCCGGTCGGCCGGCAGCACCGTCAGCTCCTGCGCGGTGCCGGTGGGGCGCTGGTGCTGCGCCAGCATCACCCACACCCGGTCACCCACCGCGAGGGCGGTCACTCCCTCACCGACCGCGTCGACCACACCGGCACCGTCCTGGTTGGGCACGACCTCGTCGAAGTCGAGCGGCTGACCGGCGCCCGTGCGCGACTTCCAGTCGGTGGGGTTGACGGCTGAGCGCACGACGCGCACGCGCACCTCCCCCGGCCCGGGGGTGCCGGGCTCACGCTCGACGAGCTGGAGGACGTCGGAGGATCCGGGGGCGGTGAAGACGATGGCGCGCATGGGGCGACTCCTGGGGTCTGGGGTGAGGTTGCCCCCGGAACAACCCGCCCCGCTCCCACCGTATGCCGCGCCCGGCGGCAGGGCACGCACTCACGGCGGTCTCCTCGGCACCCACCTGTCCGTTGTGCGCCACCCCAGCTGTGCGGCATACCGGACAGCGGGGTGTCGAGAAGGCCACAGGCTCGATCGGTGGGACGAGGGTGGTCGGCCACGGTGGCGGGCACGATGGTCTTGACCCTCACGCGACGTGAGGCCGCAGGCTCGAGGGCATGACCGGAGGAACGATGTCGACCAGGAGCACCCGACAGGACGCGCTCACCGTGGGTCAGGTGGCTGACGAGCTCGACGTGACGGTGCGGACCCTGCACCACTACGACGAGATCGGGTTGCTGACCCCGTCGGGCCGCACGCCCGCGGGCTACCGCCTCTACACGCAGGCCGACCTGGAGCGGCTGCAGCACGTCGTCGTCTACCGGCGGCTCGGCTTCTCGCTCGAGCAGGTCGCCGAGCTGCTCGACGCCGACGCGGCCGACCTGCGGGGCCACCTGCAGCGACAGCGCGACACGGTCATCGCCAGGTTGGGTCAGCTGCACGACCTGGTCGACGCGATCGACGCAGCACTACAGAAGGAGGAGTCAGGCATGAAGCTCACCCGTGACGAGCAGAAGCTGCTGTTCGGCGGCCCGTTCGCCGAGCACCAGGACGAGTATGCCGCCGAGGCGGAACAGCGCTGGGGCGAGACCGACGCCTGGACGCAGTCCACGGCCCGGACCACGGACTACACCAAGGCCGACTGGGAGGCGATCAAGGCGGAGGTCGACGAGGTCAATTCCCGGCTCGTCGCGGCGCTGCGCTCCGGCGCCGCGCCCACGTCCGACGCCGCCACCGCAGCCGCCGAGGCGCACCGCCAGCACATCACCCGCTGGTTCTACGACGTGCCGCTCGCGGTGCACCGCGGCCTCGGCGACATGTACGTCGCCGACCCGCGCTTCACCGCGACCTACGAGGAGGCTGCGACGGGGCTGGCGTCCTACCTGCGCGACGCCATCCACGCGAACGCCGACCGCCGCGAGGAGGCGGGCGGCGCCTGAGGGCTGACGGGCTGTGTCGCCGCACTGGCCTAGGCTCGCGGGCGTGACCACGACGCCCGCGAGCCCCACCGGCTTCTTCCTCGCCTTCGAGGGCGGAGACGGCGCGGGCAAGTCCACCCAGGTGGCACTGCTCGTGGCCGCGCTCCGGGCCGCCGGCCGCGACGTGTTCGTCACCCGCCAGCCCGGCGGCACCCCCCTGGGGGCGGCGCTGCGCGAGCTCGTGCTGCACGGCGAGCACGTCGTGCCACGGGCCGAGGCGCTGATCTACGCGGCCGACAAGGCCCAGCACGTCGACACGCTGGTCCGGCCCGCCCTCGCGGAGGGCCGGGTGGTCGTCACCGACCGGTACGTCGACAGCTCGGTCGCCTACCAGGGCGCGGGGCGCGACCTCGGCGCCGACGACGTCACTCGCCTGCAGCGGTGGGCCGTCGACGACCTGCTGCCCGACCTGACCGTCGTGCTCGACGTGACGCCCGAGGTCGGCCGGGCCCGCCGCGTCGGTCGCGGAGAGGCCGCACCCGACCGGCTCGAGGCCGAGGGCGACGCCTTCCACGCGGCGGTGCGCGAGCACTTCCTCGTGCTGGCGGCGGCCGACCCCGGGCGCTACCTGGTGCTCGACGCGGGCCTGGGGGCGACGGCCCTGCACACGTTCGTGATGGAGCGGGTCACCGCGGCGGGGGTGCTCGGGTGAGCGTGGGTGCTGTGGGGAGTGTCTGGGACGACGTCATCGGCCAGCCCGACGCCGTGGCCACTCTCTCGCACGCCGCCACGCACCCGGCCGCGATGACCCACGCCTGGCTGCTCACCGGCCCTCCCGGCTCGGGCCGCAGCGTCGCGGCGCGCGCCTTCGCCGCCGCCCTGCAGTGCCCCGACGGCGGCTGCGGCACCTGCCGTGAGTGCCGCACCGCGCTCGAGGGCACCCACGCTGACGTGCACGTGGTCGCCACCGAAGGTCTGTCGCTCAAGGTCGCCGCCATGCGCGAGCTCGTCCAGGAGGCCGCGCTGCGACCGTCCGTCGGGCGCTGGCGGGTGATCATCGTCGAGGACGCCGACCGGTTGACGTCCTACACCGACGCTCCCGCCAACGCCCTGCTCAAGGCCCTCGAGGAGCCCACCCCCCGCACGGTCTGGGTGCTCTGCGCGCCCTCGCTCGACGACGTCATCATCACCATCCGCTCGCGCTCGCGGCACGTGCGCCTGCGCACGCCCCCGACGCAGGCGGTCGCCGACCTGCTCGTGCGCCGCGACGGCGTCGACCCCTCCATGGCCATGTATGCCGCCCGCGCGGCCCAGTCGCACGTCGGCCTGGCGCGGCGGCTGGCGCGCGACGAGGGCGCCCGCATCCGCCGCCACGAGGTGATCTCGATGCCGGTGCGGATCCGCAGCGTCGGTGACGCCGTCGGTGCCGCGGCCGACCTCGCCGCCATCGCCGACGACGAGTCGGGAGCCGCCGCGACCGAGCGTGACGCCACCGAGAAGACGCGTCTGCTCGAGACGCTCGGCGCCGACCCAGCCGCCCGCACCCAGCCGCCCCACGTGCGCTCCCAGGTGACCGCGCTCGAGAAGGAGCAGAAGACCCGGTCCACGCGTCTGGCCCGCGACGTCGTCGACCGCTCGCTGCTCGACCTGCTGTCGGTCTACCGCGACGCCCTCGTGCTCCACCTCGACAGCCGGGTGGCCCTGGTCAACGAGGACAGCCTCGACGTGGTGAGGGCGCTGGCCTCGTCGGCGTCGCCCGAGCAGCTGCTGGTGGCGATGGACGCGGTGGGCGAGGCCCGCAGCCGGATCGGCGCCAACGTGCCGCCGCTGTTGGCGCTCGAGGCGATGGCCATCACCTTCGTGCTCGGCCCGGGCTGACTGGGTGTGTCCTATTTGGCCGACGGTGACTGCGCCGTGGACGACGGCAAGCACGATGCGGGCCATGGCGTACTCCAGTGACCTGACCGACGAGCAGTGGGCCCTCCTGGGGCCGGTGTTCACTGGCCCGCGCAAGCGGGGCCCGAAGCACGGCCCAGACCTCCGCAGGGTGGTGGACGCGATGCTGTACATCTCGCACACCGGGTGTCAGTGGCGGTACCTGCCGGAGTCGTTCGGGCCGTGGACGCGGGTGTGGTCGCAGTTCCGCCGTTGGTCTCGTAACGGCACGTGGGCGTGGGCGTTGACCGTGCTGCACGCGGCGGCCCGCACCGTCGAGGGTCGGGTCGAGGCGACCCCGTCGATGGTGGTGATCGACACCCATCTCGCGCGGGGCTCGTCGAACGGTGGTTCGACGTTCATGACCGGGGCGGCCCGTTCGGGCGCACGAAGGGCGCGAAGCGGGTTGTCGCGGTCGACGTGACGGGGCTGCCGATCGGTGCTCTCGTGGTGCCGCCCTCCACCCACGAGAACCGGGCCAGTGACCTCCTGCTGACTCATCTGGCGGGGCAGGGCGTCACGGACCGGTTGGAGCTGGTGCTGGTCGACCGGGGGTCACCCCGACCGCGGCCCGGACCCTGTCTCGCGACCACGGG
Proteins encoded in this region:
- a CDS encoding DNA polymerase III subunit delta', coding for MSVGAVGSVWDDVIGQPDAVATLSHAATHPAAMTHAWLLTGPPGSGRSVAARAFAAALQCPDGGCGTCRECRTALEGTHADVHVVATEGLSLKVAAMRELVQEAALRPSVGRWRVIIVEDADRLTSYTDAPANALLKALEEPTPRTVWVLCAPSLDDVIITIRSRSRHVRLRTPPTQAVADLLVRRDGVDPSMAMYAARAAQSHVGLARRLARDEGARIRRHEVISMPVRIRSVGDAVGAAADLAAIADDESGAAATERDATEKTRLLETLGADPAARTQPPHVRSQVTALEKEQKTRSTRLARDVVDRSLLDLLSVYRDALVLHLDSRVALVNEDSLDVVRALASSASPEQLLVAMDAVGEARSRIGANVPPLLALEAMAITFVLGPG
- a CDS encoding transposase, with protein sequence MAYSSDLTDEQWALLGPVFTGPRKRGPKHGPDLRRVVDAMLYISHTGCQWRYLPESFGPWTRVWSQFRRWSRNGTWAWALTVLHAAARTVEGRVEATPSMVVIDTHLARGSSNGGSTFMTGAARSGARRARSGLSRST